In Streptomyces sp. NBC_00224, the following are encoded in one genomic region:
- a CDS encoding VCBS repeat-containing protein, whose protein sequence is MKRSSRGRRVLARVATVATSVAVAATAAGTAVADSPAASRSAKNSAVGAVAAGAHKPTPAAPSYFLSGILPSGQMYVYMTDGKGGFEARSGAYVWKHFKYGASIDLEMTGSQDGGYHVMDDGTLNLWRHGELKRVGGGWSPYDSVFVPGALGGVKHPDLLARDKQGVLWRWQTRMDGSLAPRTQIGGGWNQYSQITGVGDLTGDTKPDIVARDKQGVLWLYKGTGDLRKPFAPRVRIGGGWNQFNKLVATGDVDGDGHSDLIARDTRGDLYLYKGTGNAAAPFRAKAKIGYGFQQYRDLF, encoded by the coding sequence GTGAAGAGATCCTCCCGCGGCCGACGCGTGCTGGCACGCGTGGCCACGGTGGCGACGTCCGTCGCCGTGGCCGCCACGGCCGCCGGTACGGCCGTCGCCGACAGCCCAGCCGCGTCACGTTCGGCGAAGAACAGCGCCGTGGGCGCTGTCGCGGCCGGGGCGCACAAGCCGACGCCCGCCGCGCCGTCCTACTTCCTGTCCGGGATCCTCCCGTCGGGGCAGATGTACGTGTACATGACCGACGGGAAGGGTGGCTTCGAGGCCCGGTCCGGTGCCTACGTCTGGAAGCACTTCAAGTACGGGGCGTCGATCGACCTGGAGATGACCGGCTCCCAGGACGGCGGGTACCACGTCATGGACGACGGAACGCTGAACCTGTGGCGTCACGGGGAGCTCAAGCGGGTGGGCGGCGGCTGGAGTCCGTACGACAGCGTCTTCGTGCCCGGCGCCCTCGGCGGCGTCAAGCACCCCGACCTGCTGGCGCGCGACAAGCAGGGCGTCCTGTGGCGCTGGCAGACCCGCATGGACGGCTCGCTGGCTCCGCGTACGCAGATCGGGGGCGGCTGGAATCAGTACTCCCAGATCACCGGCGTCGGCGATCTGACCGGCGACACGAAGCCGGACATCGTCGCCCGCGACAAGCAGGGCGTGCTGTGGCTGTACAAGGGCACCGGCGACCTGCGCAAGCCGTTCGCCCCGCGGGTCCGTATCGGCGGTGGCTGGAACCAGTTCAACAAGCTGGTGGCCACCGGGGACGTCGACGGCGACGGCCACAGCGACCTGATCGCCCGTGACACCAGGGGCGACCTCTACCTGTACAAGGGGACCGGCAATGCTGCCGCGCCCTTCCGCGCCAAGGCCAAGATCGGCTACGGCTTCCAGCAGTACCGCGACCTCTTCTGA